ATGTCGTCGGCGCGCAGCAGCAGGTCGCAGCGCTCGCCGCCATCGGCGCCCGGCAGCGGGCAGTCGGTTACGTTGCGCAGCGTGCCCAGGGGCGTGTCGATCCGCGCGCCGTCGGCGGTGGCGACGATGTGCGCGGGCACGAAGACGCCGTGGCCAATGAAATCCGCCACGAAGCGCGTGGCCGGGCGGTGGTACAGGCTGTACGCGTCGTCCCACTGGTGCAGGCGGCCCTGCTGCATCACGCCGATCTGGTCGCCAATGGCGAAGGCTTCCAGCTGGTCGTGGGTGACGAACAGCGCCGTGGCGCCCGCGGCCTTGAGGATGCCGCGCAGCTCATGCGCCAGGCGCTCGCGCAAGTCCACATCGAGGTTGGAAAACGGCTCGTCCAGCAGCAGCAGGCGGGGTGAGGGCGCCATGGCGCGCGCCAGGGCTACGCGCTGTTGCTGCCCGCCCGACAACTCGTGCGGGAAGCGCTTTTCGCTGCCGGTCAGATCGACCAGTGCCAGCACCTCGGCCACGCGGGCGCGGCGTTCGG
This genomic interval from Ottowia oryzae contains the following:
- a CDS encoding ABC transporter ATP-binding protein codes for the protein MFLQINQVDVRYPGAERPAVLGATLGLRAGDIGVLIGPSGCGKTTLLRAVAGLERVSAGEIRLGDEVVSSARVHVAPERRRIGMVFQDYALFPHLDVAHNVGFGLKHLAAAERRARVAEVLALVDLTGSEKRFPHELSGGQQQRVALARAMAPSPRLLLLDEPFSNLDVDLRERLAHELRGILKAAGATALFVTHDQLEAFAIGDQIGVMQQGRLHQWDDAYSLYHRPATRFVADFIGHGVFVPAHIVATADGARIDTPLGTLRNVTDCPLPGADGGERCDLLLRADDIVHDDSAPVKAEVLRKAFRGSEFLYTLRLPSGETVMAHVPSHHDHQIGEHIGIRPAVDHVVTFPAESA